GTCCGCTTCGCCTGGCAGCAGGCATGGTTCCGCCTCGCCGGCGTCGAGGACCCCGAGCACATGCAGGACGCCCGCGAGAGCGCCCTGTCCATCGTCAAGGGCCACAAGGTCTCCGAGCTGATGACCATCGGCGAGGAGATCTACGACGAGTACATGGCCGAGCGCATCTGGCCCGGCACCCGCGCCCTCGCCCAGGCCCACCTCGACGCGGGCCAGAAGGTGTGGCTCGTCACCGCCGCCCCCGTCGAGACCGCCACGATTATCGCCCGCCGCCTCGGCCTCACCGGCGCGCTCGGCACCGTCGCCGAGTCCCACGACGGCGTCTACACCGGCCGCCTCGTCGGCGAACCCCTGCACGGCCCCGCCAAGGCGGAGGCCGTCCGCGCCCTCGCCGCCGCCGAAGGGCTCGACCTCACCCGCTGCGCCGCGTACAGCGACAGCCACAACGACATCCCGATGCTCTCCCTCGTCGGGCACCCGTACGCGATCAACCCGGACGCCAAGCTCCGCAAGTACGCCCGCGAACGCGACTGGCGGCTGCGCGACTACCGCACCGGCCGCAAGGCCGCCAAGGTCGGCATCCCGGCCGCCGCCGGAGTCGGCGCGCTCGCCGGAGGCACCGCCGCCGCCCTCGCGCTGCACCGCCGCCGCCGCTGACCGATTCCGCTTCCGATCCCTTTCGTACGAAGAAGGGCCGGGTCAGCCCCACTTGAGGGGGCGGACCCGGCCCTTTTCCGTACGACAGCTGCCCGACGGCCGTGCGAGGGCCAATCCCCAGGTCTTACCCGCCGCACGCCCCCGCCAGTCGCCCTGTCTGCACTCGGCCACAACAGTTCCTGCATTCAG
This is a stretch of genomic DNA from Streptomyces sp. NBC_00237. It encodes these proteins:
- a CDS encoding HAD family phosphatase — translated: MAALGWLTPRRRSATARSVLAGEAAAEAARKTSQELEELEAARAAEPGSPDSTEPAEPEFPVPGDTKAAAFFDLDNTVMQGAAIFHFGRGLYKRKFFERQELVRFAWQQAWFRLAGVEDPEHMQDARESALSIVKGHKVSELMTIGEEIYDEYMAERIWPGTRALAQAHLDAGQKVWLVTAAPVETATIIARRLGLTGALGTVAESHDGVYTGRLVGEPLHGPAKAEAVRALAAAEGLDLTRCAAYSDSHNDIPMLSLVGHPYAINPDAKLRKYARERDWRLRDYRTGRKAAKVGIPAAAGVGALAGGTAAALALHRRRR